One part of the Vitis riparia cultivar Riparia Gloire de Montpellier isolate 1030 chromosome 15, EGFV_Vit.rip_1.0, whole genome shotgun sequence genome encodes these proteins:
- the LOC117932487 gene encoding glycine-rich protein A3-like: MGGGKDRPDEESSDKGLFSNLAGFAAGHYPPPHGAYHSQGYPPSAYPPPGGYPPSGYPPPGGYPPSGYPPPGAYPPSGYPPPGGYPPAGYPPPGGYPPAPYPPPGGYPPSGYPGPSAPPYHSGHGSNTGALLAGGAAAAAALYGAHQLSHGAHHLGHGGYYGHGFGHHGKLKHGKFKHGKFGKRWKHGMYGKHKGGFFKRWK; encoded by the exons ATGGGAGGTGGAAAAGACAGGCCGGACGAGGAATCTAGTGACAAAGGGCTGTTTTCAAATCTTGCAGGATTTGCTGCTGGACACTACCCTCCCCCACATGGTGCATACCATTCTCAAGGTTATCCACCATCTGCATATCCTCCTCCAGGTGGATACCCACCATCTGGATATCCTCCTCCGGGTGGATACCCACCATCTGGATATCCTCCTCCGGGCGCATACCCACCATCGGGATATCCTCCTCCGGGCGGATACCCACCAGCGGGATATCCTCCTCCAGGTGGATACCCCCCTGCACCATATCCTCCCCCTGGTGGATACCCGCCATCTGGTTATCCTGGTCCTTCAGCACCACCATATCATTCAG GGCATGGATCCAACACAGGAGCATTGCTGGCTGGGGGTGCTGCTGCAGCAGCTGCTCTTTACGGGGCTCACCAGCTCTCACACGGTGCTCACCATCTTGGCCATGGAGGTTACTATGGCCATGGCTTTGGCCATCACGGGAAGTTAAAGCACGGAAAGTTCAAGCATGGCAAGTTTGGAAAGCGCTGGAAACATGGAATGTATGGAAAGCATAAGGGGGGTTTCTTCAAGAGATGGAAATGA